One genomic region from Candidatus Gastranaerophilales bacterium encodes:
- a CDS encoding MATE family efflux transporter, producing MSAIKAIFQEYKTYFTSLISLSLPIIAGNLGHILIGTVDVIIAAYHSTFTLAGISLATAIFMTFLIGAIGLTSSISPVISNLRGAKKPTKKLLLSTIVYSQIVSLFFFILLSIVTFLIPKIGLAEGIAPYVITYLKITNFSIFGGILFNALKEFLQAYEIVVFPNALSIIAIFLNLILCIIFVFGGLGIPSLGIAGLAYAALIVRSLIGIILLIYCLPLIKFSTRKYNHYIKDLLKVGLPMSFALFFEFLGFNTTAVLLGTFSALLAATHNVIITITGMIYMIPLAISNAISIKVGFSNGEKNITNVKRYTIAGIILILGYMTTMIILCSVFPSQILGLFTPDKTIVTTAIPVISIVCCFLLFDGLQCASAGALKGLKETKAIMLTMCLSYLVLGIPIGCILAFKFNIVLTGFWLGLAIALFAAGMVATGILIYKIKKLQYKYDF from the coding sequence ATGAGTGCAATAAAAGCAATATTTCAAGAATATAAAACATACTTCACATCACTAATATCCTTATCGCTGCCAATAATCGCAGGTAATTTGGGACATATTCTTATAGGTACCGTAGATGTAATAATAGCTGCGTACCATTCAACATTTACTTTAGCCGGGATAAGCCTTGCCACAGCAATTTTTATGACATTTTTAATAGGGGCTATAGGCTTAACTTCAAGCATCTCCCCTGTCATATCAAATTTACGCGGAGCAAAAAAACCGACAAAAAAACTTCTTCTGTCAACCATTGTATATTCACAAATAGTAAGCTTATTCTTTTTTATACTTTTAAGCATAGTAACATTTTTAATACCTAAAATAGGCTTGGCTGAAGGTATAGCCCCATATGTTATAACCTATTTGAAAATAACGAATTTTTCTATTTTCGGCGGAATTTTATTCAATGCGCTCAAAGAATTTCTGCAAGCTTACGAAATAGTAGTATTCCCTAATGCATTATCTATAATAGCAATCTTCCTGAATTTAATTTTATGTATAATTTTTGTATTCGGAGGTTTAGGTATCCCTTCACTTGGCATAGCAGGGCTGGCATACGCGGCATTGATAGTCAGAAGCCTTATAGGCATAATTTTGCTGATATATTGTTTGCCGCTCATAAAATTCAGCACAAGAAAGTATAATCATTATATAAAAGACCTATTAAAAGTAGGCTTACCTATGTCATTTGCTTTATTTTTTGAATTTTTAGGATTTAACACAACCGCCGTGCTGCTGGGTACATTTTCTGCCCTTCTTGCCGCAACCCACAATGTAATAATAACAATCACGGGAATGATATATATGATACCTTTAGCCATTTCCAATGCTATCTCAATAAAAGTAGGATTTTCTAACGGCGAAAAAAACATAACCAACGTTAAACGCTACACAATAGCAGGAATTATTTTGATACTTGGTTATATGACAACAATGATAATTTTGTGTTCGGTTTTCCCATCGCAAATTCTCGGTTTGTTTACTCCCGATAAAACCATAGTAACAACAGCAATCCCCGTTATAAGTATAGTATGCTGTTTCCTTTTGTTTGACGGGCTTCAATGCGCAAGCGCAGGGGCTTTAAAAGGGCTCAAAGAGACCAAAGCAATAATGCTGACAATGTGTCTTTCTTATCTGGTGCTTGGAATTCCCATCGGCTGCATACTGGCATTTAAATTTAATATAGTCCTTACAGGTTTTTGGCTCGGACTTGCCATCGCACTTTTTGCAGCCGGCATGGTAGCAACCGGTATTTTAATTTATAAAATAAAAAAATTGCAGTATAAATATGACTTTTAA
- a CDS encoding MFS transporter, which produces MIEENKKAEKTLWVSHFAVDTYSGFVNPIMPFIAAHLGMSLAITTLIIGLSHLCSSMLQPIFGFISDNCRKRFFIFWGMLITSIFIPMIGIAPSIFVLAICLILGSVGNGFFHPQATSFINLFSKPETLTKNMSAFLAAGTIGFAAGPIISSLIHDCFSEKALIYTSLPGLLCAFAIIKFVPKISHIPITTPKIIFKKAIRDIFSSKPMKVLLCFSISKSLTTQSLCILLPFLWKSIGYSASHIGILLSLYLIAGALGTMTSPKLEKRFGTRKVINGSLLSILPLSVIFAITYQSIPLISYLTFIIIGFFSMLSVPINMILAHQVMPDYKSLTSGLIGGFSWGIVGIAMSLVGALAQQIGIINILITVAIFPAVFAYFTKYIPNKIGE; this is translated from the coding sequence ATGATAGAAGAGAACAAAAAGGCAGAGAAAACCCTATGGGTATCACACTTTGCAGTTGATACATATTCCGGTTTCGTAAACCCTATAATGCCATTTATAGCAGCCCATCTTGGCATGTCATTAGCAATTACAACATTGATAATAGGCTTATCTCACTTATGTTCTTCAATGTTACAACCGATTTTTGGGTTTATATCAGACAACTGTAGAAAAAGGTTTTTCATATTTTGGGGAATGCTGATTACTTCAATCTTTATTCCAATGATAGGTATAGCCCCAAGCATTTTTGTTTTAGCCATATGCCTTATTTTAGGAAGCGTAGGTAACGGTTTTTTCCATCCTCAGGCAACAAGCTTCATTAACCTGTTTTCAAAACCCGAAACCTTAACCAAAAACATGAGTGCTTTTTTGGCGGCAGGAACTATAGGATTTGCAGCAGGACCCATAATTTCATCATTAATACATGATTGTTTCAGCGAAAAAGCCCTTATCTATACCTCACTGCCGGGTCTGTTATGTGCTTTTGCAATAATAAAATTTGTCCCTAAAATATCCCATATTCCGATTACAACCCCCAAAATCATTTTCAAAAAAGCAATAAGAGATATATTTTCAAGCAAACCAATGAAAGTTCTGCTGTGTTTTTCCATTTCCAAATCACTTACAACCCAATCTTTGTGCATATTATTGCCATTTCTATGGAAAAGCATAGGGTACAGCGCATCTCATATAGGTATACTATTATCTTTGTATTTGATAGCAGGAGCCTTAGGCACAATGACAAGCCCAAAACTTGAAAAAAGATTCGGCACCCGTAAAGTTATTAACGGTTCCTTATTGTCTATATTGCCGTTATCCGTTATTTTTGCAATAACCTATCAAAGCATTCCGTTAATCTCATATTTAACCTTCATAATAATAGGCTTTTTTTCAATGTTAAGCGTGCCGATAAATATGATACTTGCCCATCAGGTAATGCCTGATTATAAAAGCCTTACTTCAGGGTTAATAGGCGGCTTCAGCTGGGGAATAGTAGGGATTGCAATGTCGCTGGTCGGCGCTTTAGCCCAACAAATAGGAATAATCAATATTCTTATCACAGTAGCAATTTTCCCCGCAGTTTTCGCATATTTTACGAAATATATCCCAAATAAAATCGGTGAATAA
- a CDS encoding DUF1353 domain-containing protein gives MYNSFNKRPVIVVNPENKEKPFILKNDIYYLSSYFGDGQSYGIAVNKGYNWNGANIPRFLWRLVGSQYDPAFLPASMVHDWLCENKDFIIKDGAKISSDIFRDILILYGVNRLKACFMAGAVSAFQRISGGWN, from the coding sequence ATGTATAATTCTTTTAATAAAAGACCCGTGATTGTTGTTAATCCTGAAAACAAAGAAAAACCTTTTATTTTAAAGAACGATATTTATTATTTGTCTTCTTATTTCGGCGACGGGCAATCCTACGGAATTGCCGTAAATAAGGGCTATAATTGGAACGGGGCAAATATACCCCGTTTTTTATGGCGGTTAGTGGGGTCGCAGTACGACCCCGCTTTTTTGCCCGCTTCTATGGTGCATGATTGGCTTTGTGAAAATAAAGACTTCATTATAAAAGACGGTGCCAAAATCAGCAGTGATATTTTCAGGGATATTTTGATTTTATACGGTGTAAACAGATTGAAGGCTTGTTTTATGGCAGGGGCTGTGAGCGCTTTTCAGCGGATTTCGGGAGGGTGGAATTGA
- a CDS encoding phage tail protein, protein MSIDYNEFQAGQGVSASAMNQNFSKTNDAVNALEVSINTNVSMLNTNISLKADKNGSVSEAFNVANATETSHSVNLSLLKQYVPAGTVIWSARSSAPSGWLICNGAAVSRTTYADLFTAIGTAFGNGDGSTTFNLPLLTDQRFIRGWTSSGASGNAVNTILPAHSHTLGTLTMAVPGTYIGEGSALVGMTTNTTSTTGWGGDCFPKYLQLVPCIKY, encoded by the coding sequence ATGTCGATTGACTATAATGAGTTTCAGGCGGGGCAGGGAGTGAGCGCTTCGGCTATGAACCAAAATTTTTCAAAAACAAATGATGCTGTAAATGCATTGGAAGTGAGTATTAATACCAATGTTTCAATGTTAAATACCAATATATCTTTAAAAGCCGATAAAAACGGCTCGGTATCAGAAGCTTTCAACGTGGCTAATGCTACAGAAACTTCTCATTCCGTGAATTTGAGTTTGTTAAAACAGTATGTACCCGCAGGAACTGTGATTTGGAGCGCCAGAAGTTCTGCGCCAAGCGGTTGGCTGATTTGTAACGGGGCAGCTGTTTCACGTACGACTTATGCTGATTTGTTTACTGCCATAGGTACTGCTTTTGGCAATGGTGACGGCTCTACAACGTTTAATCTGCCGTTATTAACCGACCAAAGGTTTATCAGAGGATGGACTTCCTCGGGTGCCAGCGGCAATGCCGTTAATACTATATTACCTGCTCACTCCCATACTTTGGGCACCCTGACTATGGCTGTTCCCGGTACATATATTGGAGAGGGGAGCGCATTAGTAGGGATGACAACTAATACTACATCAACAACAGGATGGGGTGGGGATTGTTTTCCTAAGTATTTACAATTAGTTCCATGTATTAAATATTAA
- a CDS encoding PBSX family phage terminase large subunit — protein MRIDFSWQFGEKLAPVFDFKGRYIVLKGGRASGKSHFVARKTLEDRLYKKRDLLCVREFQANLEQSNYKLYRILIEKHNLPFKIYSDFFRSELTKSEIVFRGMNDLTADGIKSYEGFADAWIEEAQKFTLNSFKKLDPTIRQEDSQIFITMNPEFPKDPVLSEIEKSYKEDALILHVNYFDNPFCPEPMKKMAELTKINRPGDYKHIWLGKPRDAAQNNVVKNFSSENIVDINYIDDAVLHISCDFNVDPMCWVIAHKTDDKVFFFDEIVVENTTTVDCVDEFYRRYPNHKAQIIINGDASGDNRSCTSEYTNYVLIKNRLRDWGYTDVEFRLKHFNPPVKNRIASWNEKIKTLEGKREILISPKCKWLIYNCENLKYKEGSSKIDVPTFHQIKQNKELKFLSHSFDAASYLVDFYFGIKLK, from the coding sequence GTGAGAATAGATTTTTCTTGGCAATTTGGTGAAAAATTAGCTCCCGTTTTTGATTTTAAGGGTAGATATATAGTGCTTAAAGGCGGTAGAGCTTCGGGGAAATCGCATTTTGTTGCCAGAAAAACGCTTGAAGACAGGCTTTATAAAAAACGTGATTTGCTCTGTGTCAGAGAATTTCAGGCTAATTTGGAACAATCTAATTACAAATTATACAGAATTTTGATTGAAAAACATAACCTGCCATTTAAAATCTATTCCGATTTTTTTAGAAGCGAACTTACAAAAAGCGAGATAGTTTTCAGGGGAATGAATGATTTGACCGCTGACGGTATAAAATCATACGAGGGGTTTGCCGATGCATGGATTGAAGAGGCACAAAAATTTACGCTGAATAGTTTTAAAAAACTTGACCCGACCATCAGGCAAGAAGACAGCCAAATATTTATCACAATGAACCCGGAATTTCCTAAAGACCCTGTTTTGAGTGAGATTGAAAAATCATATAAAGAAGATGCTTTGATTTTGCATGTGAATTATTTTGATAATCCTTTTTGTCCCGAGCCTATGAAAAAAATGGCGGAGCTGACAAAAATTAACAGACCCGGGGATTATAAGCATATTTGGCTGGGTAAACCCAGAGATGCGGCGCAAAATAATGTTGTTAAAAATTTTAGCAGTGAGAATATTGTTGATATTAACTATATAGATGATGCTGTTTTGCATATTTCCTGTGATTTTAACGTTGACCCTATGTGCTGGGTTATTGCACATAAAACCGATGATAAAGTGTTTTTCTTTGATGAAATTGTTGTGGAAAATACAACAACCGTTGATTGTGTGGATGAATTTTATCGAAGATATCCTAACCATAAGGCGCAAATTATTATTAACGGTGATGCATCGGGGGATAACCGTTCTTGTACAAGTGAATACACTAACTATGTTTTGATTAAAAACAGGCTTAGGGATTGGGGTTATACGGATGTGGAGTTTCGTCTGAAGCACTTTAATCCGCCTGTTAAAAACAGGATTGCGTCATGGAATGAAAAAATTAAAACACTTGAGGGTAAACGCGAAATTTTGATTTCGCCTAAGTGCAAGTGGCTTATATATAATTGTGAAAATCTTAAATATAAAGAAGGTTCCAGTAAAATTGATGTACCGACTTTTCATCAAATTAAACAGAATAAAGAACTCAAATTTTTGTCCCATTCTTTTGATGCGGCAAGTTATCTGGTGGATTTTTATTTTGGTATTAAATTGAAATAA